The Bacteroidales bacterium DNA window CAGAAAATGTCATCAATCCTCCCCACCCCTTGTTGTCTTTTTTATTCATCAGTGACAGCCCCAGAATGATGATGCCTCCCAGAAGGATGATCAATCCCATCAAGAATAAGATCTTCTGCGGGGTCTCTTTTGGATAAAAGGTCAGCAGGCCCCCGAACAGGATGAAAACACATCCCAGGATGAAAAGGAACCACCAGTTTTTTGATAAATTTGATTTCATAGGCCACTTTTTATGTTGAATGAATCCGAATTGGGGTCAAAGCCATTCAAGAGAAACTTTAACAATGAGAAAAATGCCAAAAGCAATGAGTGCGATTCCAACGGCGCGGTTGATCCAGAGCTGGGTCCTGGGCCGGATATAGAGACTGATTTTGTTACCGATGAAACTTTTTAGCAAGTCGAGGGAGAAGGTGGTCGCCAGGGTTCCGCTAAAAAATACAAGTGTGTAGATCAATAGTTTTCCTTCCTCAGCCCTGGAAGCGACCCAGCTTATGGCTGTAAACCAGAAGATCAGAAGGAAGGGATTCAGAAAATTAAGGAAGAAACCCTTGAAGATATAGGTCAGCGGGCCGGGTCTTTTGGTGGGGGTTTTGTACTTGGGACTTCGGCGCAGCAGAATCTCCGGTTTTCGGTTGAAGGTCCATAATCCAAATGCGATCAGAATTATTCCCCCGATCATTCCGATATAAATCCGGCTTGATGGGGTAGTGATGATGATACTTGCTCCAAGGTAGCAAATGGTAATGAGGACTGCATCGCTTAAAAGAACGCCCAGTGCGATGAAGAAAGCCATGTTGAAACCTCGCTGCAGGCTTGTCTGGAGGATGGTGATGAAGG harbors:
- a CDS encoding LysE family transporter encodes the protein MFNIFLQGVILGLLISVTAGPSFITILQTSLQRGFNMAFFIALGVLLSDAVLITICYLGASIIITTPSSRIYIGMIGGIILIAFGLWTFNRKPEILLRRSPKYKTPTKRPGPLTYIFKGFFLNFLNPFLLIFWFTAISWVASRAEEGKLLIYTLVFFSGTLATTFSLDLLKSFIGNKISLYIRPRTQLWINRAVGIALIAFGIFLIVKVSLEWL